In Pyrus communis chromosome 11, drPyrComm1.1, whole genome shotgun sequence, the sequence TCAGGTATTCAGTGATGAAGcaagtacagttgatgaagtcgttggCATAATGAGCGAATAcgagtctcaaatcaacgaaagaatgcttaaaattaaaactcacaaaaccttgcttTGGTAAAACtgaaggtgggagaaaaacccatagactaaggagaaaagtgagaagttgcattaagtcaaaactatacgtcttttgaacgcaagtagaagagctcatAAGGGTATGATCAGTccaagatgggtgcctcgttaaaacctagttaggtagcaaaaatccagtgggaaaaatgcttctaatcgtagggaaaaagagtctattaagatcaagtgagtgtacttctggatactccacCTGAGTTTGACATAGTTTCCAAATAAGAACTACAAGTATTGCAtatgatagttaggcataccaattcctcagacaagcttctggaaggttgacttcggtAGTGACGTCGTGTAaaggtcggcaaggttgtctgggatcagcttgcatgacttcaatctcctagtgttttgctgatgtagatgtagatgcaatatgtcttggagttgacttcgttgatgtatcatggctTGGTCGGGTTGATACATACGGCATAATCTTTATGGATCGTCATTGAGACTCAACAATGGATGAAAACacagcaagtacttcgaatatactcaacaagaactcctaaccatgcctcacttgtggcgtagtgaagtaaggtgagtcttggaacgatttgaagatttcgcaactaaggtcatatcatagacctccaagatattgcgatatccctaacggtaaagacataaccatttggggattttgccttgtgcaagtttgataagtaacatgcgtcaacataacaaacaaggcaagcatcatttcgAGGATTAGGAAGGTTAGATCCGCTAGAGATGCGATGGGATTTGCCCTTGTAGTACCTTTAGGTAGCGTTTGGtacgcagacgggacgggacggaacagatgTTCTGTGTTATGTTTGGTACACGCAGGACGGAACAAGACGGTTGTTCCGTCCTGTGTTTGGTAGCACATGGACGGAACGgaaccaaaagattaaaatgactaaaatacccaTGTTCCGTTGTTGTTTGGTACAATTTTATGGGCGGAACGGAAcatgactcttttttttttttttttaataagttgttcaaatttgaacactattatccattatttgtttttcttggtcCAAATTTTAATAGGTATATGTTGTGTTTCACATGCAAAcccctttaaaatttgtaatttttcccGTTTTCTACACCTCCATTCGAATTTTCACCACAAAcccatcaaattttattgtgcAAATTGCAAAACCCACACCCCAATTCAATTTTTAGTCCTTAATTTTGGTCCTTTCAATTGTGGGTTGTTGTTGTTAAGGATGGATTTATAAGATGTTACAATCCTATCACTAAGGaaataaataatttacataaaatcaTAATAAACTACGAATCCCAAGAATACAAGAATATATACACAAAAGTTAACAAATTGTTGAAGAGAGCTGGAGTATTCAAAGTAGGTGTGGATGGTTGGAGAAATGGCAACGAGAATTAAACTCTTCTAGTGaaaatttgatgaaatggaGTAGAAGAAAATTTAACAGAGGAAGGGAGGAAATTGATCATCTAATGCATTATTTGGGTTGCCTCCATGATAATTGGGAGGAACATGGTGAGCAGATTAAGGCCTTGATAGAGTGTATTaacaaattgaaagaaagagaaaagaagttTTAACTAGGTCTCGAATCAAATGGATGCAGGTTGGGATTCTAACTCAAAGTTCTTTCACTAGACCACCATATAGAATAGATGATTTAATACAGTTGAAAAATTGCAAAACATTCAAGGGGTATGGATAGAGGAGGCGAATGTTACATGGTAGACAGTGGAAGAGCATTTCATCAACTTGTTCATGTCTGGGGGTTAGCAAGATTGGGGGGCTATCCTTGACTATGTTATCCTAATAATATCAGAGAAGGTGAACAATGATTATACAAAGCCAATTAGCAATGACGAGATCAAGGATGATTTGTTCCCAATAGGGTGTTTAAAGGCTCTAGGCCTTGACGGTTTTGAAAGAGATTTTTCCCATTCCTTTTTGGATATTATCTCGGAAGAGATCAATGGCCTAGTTCAGGATTTCTCGAGTGGGGGAACAAGCCCCAAGCACCTTAATAGGTTCTACAAACATTAGAATTGGCCTTGTTTAGAAGGACACCCCTCTAAATATTCCCCATTGCAGGAACAAGGCAAACCACATAAGAGCACAtgacaaatgttgaaaaatatataagtttaatgatcatgcatatcgtaaacattttagggtttaaacatttagaacttaaacaaagaaaatgaaatatgcaTAACTTAAACATGAAATATCCGAAATCAAACATTCGTCCtaacttaaaaaacaaataatgtctTGCTAAAGTAATAATGAAAACACTTAGAAGTTGATAAAGTTCCCCATACTAAAACCTCAAAGGCTCTCCATAAACACTTTAATGAAATATGGCTTCTGTGAGTCATCCAAGGTGCTCCAAATACCCATCAGATCGGTatctttcactaacttcattgaAATTCTTAACACCTGATCGTATGGGAGACCCATGGCCTGAAGCTCAGAAGGTAGTCTAGCTTTTGCTTctctaaaaataaaactttcacCTAATTTCTTCATTTCAGTAACAGCTTTATTCCAACCTTCACTGATAACAGATACAATATTTGCATCACCATTATTCctgctcctcttcctcttcctaacAGGTTGAGAAACACTAGATGTAGCAACAGAAGGAGATGGGGTAGGTGAAAGCGGAGGTATCTCAGAAGTCTCACAATCCTCACTTTTCAAACCCATATTTTCAATTGCATTTGCCGCTGATTCAGCAATGCTACCCGTGGCTCGGTCTCTCCCAAACACTGTACATAGCCGTGGATACAACGGGAATGGCTTATTTGGTTTGCAAGATACATTGGGATGTTTCTACAATAAGAACCCAAAGAAATCAAGGTTAAGACTTTCAAAACAACTAATTgataaagaataagaaaaaaaaaatttaccttcaCCCACTCATGTAGTATTTCGTCACTATCCACAACAACACATTTTTTCTCATCATCCCAACCAAATCCAGATGTATTCATCATGTCATATGCAGACGAATACTTTTCTTTCAGACgcttcaatttgttttgtatatgcttcggcTCTATATTAATGCCAGGAATCTGTTCCCTCATCTTGGAGGCAACCGTTACAAAAGTACCAGCCTTAAAATTGCCGGTCTCACACCTAACACCATCATCAACCATCTCCTCGAGGATGATAAGTAGTACA encodes:
- the LOC137707710 gene encoding uncharacterized protein; the protein is MAYLIDYMVTSRNWIDHEEDVLLIILEEMVDDGVRCETGNFKAGTFVTVASKMREQIPGINIEPKHIQNKLKRLKEKYSSAYDMMNTSGFGWDDEKKCVVVDSDEILHEWVKKHPNVSCKPNKPFPLYPRLCTVFGRDRATGSIAESAANAIENMGLKSEDCETSEIPPLSPTPSPSVATSSVSQPVRKRKRSRNNGDANIVSVISEGWNKAVTEMKKLGESFIFREAKARLPSELQAMGLPYDQVLRISMKLVKDTDLMGIWSTLDDSQKPYFIKVFMESL